From one Plasmodium malariae genome assembly, chromosome: 12 genomic stretch:
- the PmUG01_12075200 gene encoding vacuolar-sorting protein SNF7, putative, which yields MKFFKSKKDKTLDEAYGDLEKSVKSIDGNIEKYNKELNIIKQKIEEEKKKKPINQHAINTLRNKAVIIINRKKTYENNKESTLGIQFNIDQIKFANDNVQMSIETCKALQNTSKVLKKNIKKVNISKIEKLQDDLYDYIEDTKEIGAILSSSYEIPMELDENEIDAELSLIEDSILDENINDNITSYIDNENEEEEHKEEEKEKASIQVTPTGEGYNETVKNKAKQGENYFTQKES from the exons ATGAA attttttaaatcaaaaaaagataagaCATTGGACGAAGCGTATG GCGATTTAGAAAAAAGTGTAAAAAGCATTGACGGCaacatagaaaaatataacaaagaattgaatataataaaacaaaaaattgaggaggagaaaaagaaaaagcctATTAATCAACACGCAATTAACACTTTACGAAATAAAGCTGtgattataattaataggaaaaaaacatatgaaaataataaagaaagtACACTTGGAATTCAGTTTAACATAGATCAAATAAAGTTTGCAAATGATAATGTACAAATGTCCATTGAGACATGTAAAGCTCTACAAAATACTAGCAAAgtactgaaaaaaaatataaaaaaagtaaatattagCAAGATAGAAAAATTGCAAGATGACCTTTATGACTATATTGAAGATACAAAAGAAATTGGAGCGATATTATCTTCCTCTTATGAAATACCTATGGAATTAGATGAAAATGAAATCGATGCAGAGCTGTCATTAATAGAAGACAGTATACtagatgaaaatataaacgaTAATATAACAAGCTACATAGAcaatgaaaatgaagaagaggaacataaggaagaagaaaaagaaaaagcatcTATACAAGTGACACCTACCGGTGAAGGGTATAACGAAACcgttaaaaataaagcaaagcAAGGTGAAAATTATTTCACGCAGAAAGAAAGTTAG
- the PmUG01_12075000 gene encoding ADP-ribosylation factor, putative, with the protein MVLLKILKKIKEKQRNIRIIILGLDNAGKTTIVKRLLGEDIYKVSPTFGFTIETLYFDNHFINIWDIGGQKSIRHFWKNYYENVDGIIYVIDSSDLFRIQLCSYELKQILKEERLYGCSLLILSNKVDIKNSLNIGKIVEILKLNEMNIDRHWYINECSAFSGKGLLKSFMWLIDDITCRINNNY; encoded by the exons ATGGTGCTACTGAAAAttctgaaaaaaataaaagaaaagcaaagaaatataagaataataatctTAGGGTTAGATAATGCTGGTAAAACTACCATAGTTAAAAGATTATTAGGAgaggatatatataaagttagTCCGACGTTTGGTTTTACTATTGAgactttatattttgataatcattttattaatatttggGATATAGGGGGACAGAAAAGTATCCGACATTTctggaaaaattattatgaaaacgTTGACggaattatttatgttattgaTAGTAGTGATTTATTTAGAATACAATTATGTTCATATGAgttaaaacaaattttaaaagaggAGAGATTATACGGATGTTCCTTACTTATTTTATCAAACAAAGTGGATATTAAGAATTCCCTAAATATCGGCAAAATTGTGGAG ATTTTGAAGTTAAATGAAATGAATATTGACAGGCACTGGTATATAAATGAGTGCAGTGCTTTTTCTGGAAAAGGTTTATTAAAATCTTTTATGTGGTTAATTGATGACATAACTTGTAggattaataataattactga
- the PmUG01_12075400 gene encoding acid cluster protein 33 homologue, putative — MEPQKLTMHEAYKKFCSKHPLKKLSMPKSDLVWSYYDINSRNENIVIFLHGICGTAGCYFYQLDELANLGFRVISFQYPCYNYLKDWIKNMCNILEYLNIKKGHFFASDLGGYLIQLYAKLYPSKIESLILCNSYRRTDDFAAIASFRNVYGKLYSFLPHVLLKKIILEDYIYGNYVNIDLKEKNSLEFMSNEIDLISAADLGGRISLQLSSESVDKLYINEKSITILQTLNNMYTDSLNEDMKKAYPFAKHAIMKSGGSFPYLSRYEEVNMYILVHLRNNCNAAFVKEQISNMSYIHRQKSEEGNIGQISFGKNFPSLNEGKHKKSNQESCKIIRSVKQSINDHPCDCSNPNGSKFNSSCCHNNSTYAFRERQESEQGKNEILNIQKNKLDNVYEKDHCNFNFYKHGSYNSYENFSRKDTLTSDEITNTTEHVNNYSYGNYYEDNKQNYHSGDSYSGGSHNGDSHSGDTRNSDIRNSDIRNSDTRNSDIRNSDIRNSDIRSSNTSSGYNNHVHVHTDERNAKFNKRSTKGYDQQYRYDEQDDNYSNVHNLTNDEFANNPNVFNINHNDGNYRNSYYEERNTIYTDDNRYSNIGKERTYASNEKCGVNNPNLANSEQYYNESLNYQENFNENDTTYNHANVNKNDIFCHF, encoded by the coding sequence ATGGAACCACAAAAACTAACGATGCACGaggcatataaaaaattttgttcgAAACATCCTTTGAAAAAACTGTCAATGCCGAAAAGTGACTTAGTATGGTCATACTATGATATTAATAGTAGGAACGAAAATATTGTGATATTTTTACATGGGATATGTGGAACAGCTGGATGTTATTTTTACCAGTTAGATGAGCTAGCTAATTTAGGATTTCGAGTAATTTCATTTCAGTACCCATGTTATAATTATCTAAAAGATtggataaaaaatatgtgtaatatattagaatatttaaatataaagaaggGTCATTTTTTTGCGTCAGACTTAGGTGGATATTTAATTCAATTATATGCAAAGTTATATCCATCGAAAATTGAATCTCTAATTTTATGTAACTCTTACAGAAGAACAGACGATTTTGCTGCCATTGCGTCTTTTCGAAATGTGTATGGAAAGTTATATAGCTTTTTACCACAtgtgttattaaaaaaaataatattagaggattatatatatggcaattatgtaaatatagatttaaaagaaaaaaattctttagAATTTATGAGTAATGAAATTGATTTAATATCTGCAGCAGATTTAGGGGGTAGGATAAGTTTACAATTATCATCGGAAAGTGTTgataaattatacattaacGAGAAATCTATAACCATTTTACAAACACtgaataatatgtatacagATAGTTTAAATGAAGATATGAAAAAAGCTTATCCATTTGCTAAACATGCAATTATGAAATCGGGGGGTTCTTTTCCTTATCTTAGTAGGTATGAAGAAGTCAATATGTATATCTTAGTTCATCTTAGAAATAATTGTAACGCTGCATTTGTCAAAGAACAGATTAGTAATATGAGTTATATCCACAGACAAAAAAGTGAAGAAGGTAATATAGGTCAAATTTCTTTTGGCAAAAATTTTCCTAGCCTTAATGAAGGAAAACATAAGAAGAGTAACCAAGAAAGCTGTAAAATAATTAGAAGCGTTAAGCAGAGTATTAATGATCATCCGTGTGATTGTAGTAACCCTAATGGAAGTAAATTCAATAGCAGTTGCTGTCATAACAATAGTACATATGCGTTTAGGGAAAGGCAAGAATCTGAGCAaggaaaaaacgaaatattaaatatacaaaaaaataaacttgaTAATGTGTATGAAAAGGACCACtgcaattttaatttttacaaacaCGGCAGTTATAACAGTTACGAAAATTTTAGCAGGAAGGATACTTTGACAAGCGACGAAATTACGAATACTACTGAAcatgttaataattattcCTACGGTAATTATTATGAGGATAATAAACAGAATTATCATAGCGGTGATAGCTACAGTGGGGGTAGCCACAACGGTGATAGTCACAGTGGTGATACCCGCAATAGTGATATCCGCAATAGTGATATCCGCAATAGTGATACCCGCAATAGTGATATTCGCAATAGTGATATCCGCAATAGTGATATCCGCAGTAGTAATACCTCTAGTGGATATAATAaccatgtacatgtacacacAGATGAGAGGAATGCCAAATTTAACAAAAGGAGCACAAAAGGATATGACCAACAATACCGTTATGATGAACAAGATGATAATTATTCAAATGTACACAATTTAACAAATGATGAATTTGCAAATAATCCcaatgtttttaatataaatcatAATGATGGTAATTACAGAAATAGTTACTATGAGGAAAgaaatacaatatatacaGATGATAATAGATATAGTAATATTGGGAAAGAACGTACATATGCAAGTAACGAAAAATGTGGTGTAAATAATCCAAACTTAGCAAATTCGGAGCAATATTATAATGAGTCGTTAAATTAtcaagaaaattttaatgaaaatgacACTACATATAACCATGctaatgttaataaaaatgacattttttgtcatttttaa
- the PmUG01_12075100 gene encoding RNA polymerase II transcription factor B subunit 5, putative encodes MVTAIKGVLVKCDEPTMQIIVLLNKGKNFLIEKISDTVCLCKENVYDFLDKEVIRQLEFSERHDIED; translated from the coding sequence atggTTACAGCTATCAAAGGAGTCTTAGTTAAATGTGATGAACCAACAATGCAAATTATTGTACTTTTGAATAAAggcaaaaattttttaatagaaaaaattagtGATACTGTTTGTTTATGTAAAGAAAATGTATACGATTTTTTGGATAAAGAGGTAATAAGACAATTAGAATTTTCCGAAAGACATGATATAGaggattaa
- the tRIP gene encoding tRNA import protein tRIP, putative, which yields MCILTLVKDNVKSDILKLVLDFIKVVVAKNEGKITFPEIQYKKKISFEHKNKIYKELFCSLYAIIDMYDCFNELFNEDEDKVSENEEFIFHLASDKYNLKQQDLKHLNELLCEKSFIVSNKHSSIVDIFYFCSIHKLLSEMTAKERVDFSHIFRWFLHIQETLTGNFTTLKKLDVKDSLETMLNNKTAVNTNERRNNTYMIQQKAEKGAKSENEKNKKKNDNVQSNSAKNTNVQNKNVQKKNAQDTKSLDDISRLNILVGYVEEVEIHPDADTLYCLKVNVGEDKPRDICSGLRNKKNAEELMNKYVLVLANLKEKSLRGRKSYGMVLCGSFDEKVELLTPPSGAKIGERIICENMDMNSLPDKSLSSDKEKNPFFHIQPHLTLKNGIAYYKDAKWMSSQGEIMCVLQQGTIS from the exons ATGTGTATTTTAACTCTAGTTAAAGACAACGTAAAATCAGATATATTAAAGTTAGTCCTTGATTTTATAAAGGTGGTCGTAGCAAAAAATGAAGGCAAAATAACTTTCCCTGAAATACAATACAAAAAg aaaatttCCTTTGAgcataagaataaaatttataaggAACTTTTTTGTTCCCTCTATGCGATAATTGATATGTATGATTGTTTTAATGAACTGTTTAATGAAGATGAAGATAAAGTTAGTGAAAATGAGGAATTCATTTTCCATTTAGCTAGCGATAAGTATAATCTAAAACAGCAAGATTTGAAACACTTGAATGAATTGTTATGTGAGAAATCTTTTATTGTTTCCAACAAACATTCATCAATAGTGgatatattctatttttgtTCTATTCATAAATTGCTAAGTGAAATGACAGCTAAAGAAAGAGTTGATTTCTCTCATATTTTTAGATGGTTTTTACATATTCAAGAAACCTTAACAGGAAATTTTacaacattaaaaaaattagatgtTAAGGATAGCTTAGAAACcatgttaaataataaaaccgCAGTGAACACAAATGAAAGAAGGAATAACACATATATGATACAGCAGAAAGCTGAAAAGGGTGCAAAaagtgaaaatgaaaaaaataaaaagaaaaatgataacGTGCAAAGTAATAGTGCGAAAAATACCAAcgtgcaaaataaaaatgtacagaaaaaaaatgcacaaGACACGAAAAGTTTAGATGATATATCAAGATTAAACATTCTTGTAGGATATGTTGAAGAGGTAGAAATTCACCCTGATGCGGATACACTTTATTGCCTAAAAGTAAATGTTGGAGAAGATAAACCAAGAGATATTTGCAGTGgattaagaaataaaaaaaatgcagaagagttaatgaataaatatgttttagtTTTAGCaaatttaaaggaaaaatcgTTAAGAGGAAGAAAGAGTTATGGTATGGTATTATGTGGTTCCTTTGATGAAAAAGTAGAATTACTTACTCCTCCATCAGGAGCAAAAATTGGAGAAAGGATTATTTGTGAAAATATGGATATGAACAGTTTACCTGATAAATCGTTAAGCTCTGATAAAGAGAAAAAcccattttttcatatacaaCCTCACCtaactttaaaaaatggaatagcTTATTATAAGGATGCCAAGTGGATGTCATCTCAGGGGGAAATTATGTGTGTTCTACAGCAGGGAACGATTTCTTAA
- the PmUG01_12075300 gene encoding metalloprotease, putative — protein MDELRKKLENLKENFKNIDKQIKQLNLKKNVEEILMKNKKEKENYNDILFLIQYSLKYKNVCKWPNYNNLFVINYNINDNFKSIVQKYGTNFQQHKSFTPIQKEDNILMHNNEKKGSINADINDTTKNAPHSRENIINDNISKDMSNDYNKLNTTTNNGSNNETVITYISEQNKTKNSESINTYQKKKEKKINTQYNDDISSYDKLKLQIFMYFVLNNYRVKILIDSLSALNRPINIIYINCPNNKEQKKKTFIDKIANIFSTHHEVNDVFINNKNNFSKDGRKNCSCSELPSTRYNNPSLTQTKQKKKKSNYAGGYNPISNTIWLCANNITNFYKLKYILTHELIHAFDFARANIDTYNCYHIACSEIRAYNMSNQCSYFNSKYFSADHDVFSYLKSPTISDTPKNKCIYNNVHSSLYQYKPCANDTYKYINHVFEKCTRDYWPFMCAPEQDSKYKPSKIFKRDN, from the coding sequence aTGGACGAACTGCgcaaaaaattagaaaatttaaaggaaaactttaaaaatattgataaacaaattaaacaactaaacttaaaaaaaaatgtagaggaaattttaatgaaaaataaaaaggaaaaggagaATTATAAcgatatattattcttaataCAGTACTcacttaaatataaaaatgtatgcaAGTGGCCTAATTATAACAACTTGTTTgtgataaattataatataaatgataactTTAAATCTATTGTTCAAAAATATGGAACAAATTTTCAACAGCATAAAAGTTTTACACCTATTCAAAAAGAAGATAACATCCTAATGCataacaatgaaaaaaaaggaagtatAAACGCAGATATAAATGATACAACAAAAAATGCTCCACATAGtagagaaaatataataaatgacaACATAAGCAAAGATATGTCGAATGattataacaaattaaatacTACTACGAACAACGGCAGTAATAATGAAACagtaattacatatatatctgAACAAAATAAGACAAAAAATTCAGAAAGCATAAATacataccaaaaaaaaaaagagaaaaaaattaatacccaatataatgatgatataagttcatatgataaattaaaattacaaatttttatgtattttgtCTTAAACAATTATAgagttaaaatattaatcGACTCTTTATCGGCACTGAATCGTCCGatcaatattatatatataaattgtccaaataataaagagcaaaagaaaaaaacatttattgaTAAAATTGCCAACATATTTTCAACACATCATGAAGTTAATgatgtttttattaataataaaaataatttttcaaaagatGGTAGAAAAAATTGTTCTTGTTCAGAATTACCTTCAACTAGGTACAATAACCCTAGTTTAACacaaacaaaacaaaaaaaaaaaaaatcaaattatGCAGGTGGTTATAACCCCATAAGTAATACTATATGGCTGTGTGCAAATAATATTACCAATTTTTataagttaaaatatatattgaccCATGAGCTTATACATGCATTTGATTTTGCTAGAGCAAATATAGACACGTATAATTGCTATCATATTGCTTGTTCAGAAATAAGAGCTTACAATATGAGCAATCAATGTAGCTATTTTAACAGCAAGTACTTTTCAGCTGATCACGATGTTTTcagttatttaaaaagtccTACAATTAGCGATActccaaaaaataaatgtatatataacaatgtTCATTCCTCATTATACCAATACAAACCATGCGCAAATGatacttataaatatataaatcatGTTTTCGAAAAGTGCACACGGGACTACTGGCCCTTTATGTGTGCACCTGAACAAGATAGCAAATATAAACCAtccaaaatttttaaaagagatAACTAA
- the PmUG01_12074900 gene encoding replication factor A protein 3, putative, which produces MDQFVAPRVNKKYLSKFYNKNVRIIGKVLKKDGNELTLLTCDNEEVKCFLNDDQMADSFEHYVEVLGKVNEDETLSDIVYVQNGGNSLNLNEMNNLVNLTFLEEFVEIF; this is translated from the exons ATGGATCAGTTCGTAGCACC GAgagttaacaaaaaatacttgagcaaattttataataaaaatgtccGAATAATTGGCAAAGTTTTGAAAAAGGATGGAAATGAGTTAACTCTACTAACTTGTGACA ATGAAGAAGTGAAGTGTTTTTTAAACGATGATCAAATGGCTGATTCGTTCGAGCATTATGTTGAAGTTTTAGGAAAG GTGAATGAGGATGAGACCTTAAGTGACATAGTATACGTACAAAATGGAGGCAATTCGTTAA ATTTAAACGAAATGAATAATCTAGTAAATTTAACTTTCCTTGAAGAATTTGTGGAAATCTTTTAA
- the PmUG01_12074800 gene encoding GTP-binding protein, putative yields the protein MHCVGYFFRKYSSLNNKLKVDKIKTNVNIVNEEMTSAISRRQKEKGMKLDLKIYEQLRKKMLGKPLNKLQKKYMNEKRPKFAPIFLDQLKPRMILYKVAIQVSELPLPKYPEIAFIGRSNCGKSTLINELCGRTNKAKVSKLPGCTKQIHFYKIAKPCLLCLVDLPGYGFAHSKEELRLQWNEFTLFYLKNRKNLKKVFVLIDCRVGLKTSDKELLHFFDRYNIKYQIILSKCDLLNTKDLAIKIQIINEEIFCFKNLEKPIIPLSSIKRQNLNELRSEIAKYQLNKTIVKNNIIMKINDLIEQKKLKKLKNVKGVQVGTNKNEGEKESSFSTFTASDILSERKKKRNKNNSENSTSKDILISDDTIFEALNRWKVCDKITLDATFNKYMHFHANYLIKSLKQRFIENCLKEFNKQDLQIIDDIIENYDKQDKCDAKQTDVVVTNHQLGNTGEQSMICKQSYKASDANVDYKQRKYKKKGQLIEYGNKNTCIKSDNTINCDIDNYSKNNEHNSIDLSLPDDTNNKKWEDILAVKNEHVTYSDVHKNMHSLEIRNDQDFVNQLSHENYLRKCSEDLVVKENASRTIDGSHKKEIDEHFNIFSMNGTDNGEIENEILHNSLLLCYKIKSNHSEYIYSENVKMESLFEKNNKKLGNDFKCMDYSKIKEDVLLEEEDTYSSEDFVNGLKRNKKEFLMDNDSLSSYTFNLKDKSTHHVYEKNKSEAYKIYRSKMLENLCDVQNIFNISERGVKNTQQHMSNTKNNSSSQIKSGNILHKGTTIRNSFSKEMILEGQRSSREEEENIYIKKNYIGLKTRKKIIKGTKKLKLFGKKRAKEIVNTPIDLATDYFKLSNKNSTFLDKKKNSWNYISSKYNKWLKKVNRKNTCPEIISSVKKEDVMIRYVQKQESKYKKEKNKLSAQKKNLGMITKPPNHKKIKKISRNFTLSDEQKIFDREAFFKYRDVEK from the coding sequence atgcactgTGTAGGTTACTTTTTTCGAAAGTATTCTAGCTTAAATAACAAATTGAAGGTggacaaaataaaaacaaatgtCAATATAGTTAATGAAGAAATGACTAGCGCAATAAGTAGAAGACAGAAGGAAAAAGGAATGAAATTAgatctaaaaatatatgaacagttaagaaaaaaaatgttaggAAAGCCATTAAATaagttacaaaaaaaatatatgaacgaAAAACGTCCAAAGTTTGCACCAATATTTTTGGATCAGTTAAAACCTAGAATGATTTTATATAAGGTAGCTATTCAAGTAAGTGAGTTGCCACTACCAAAATATCCAGAAATTGCATTTATAGGTAGATCAAATTGCGGTAAATCTACAttaattaatgaattatGTGGAAGAACAAATAAGGCAAAAGTTAGCAAATTGCCTGGATGCACGAAacaaattcatttttataaaatagcGAAACCTTGTTTACTTTGTTTGGTTGATTTGCCAGGATATGGGTTTGCTCATAGTAAGGAAGAATTAAGGCTCCAGTGGAATGAATTTAccttgttttatttaaaaaataggaaaaatttaaaaaaggttTTTGTTCTTATTGATTGCCGAGTTGGTCTAAAAACAAGTGACAAGGAAttgttacatttttttgataggtataatataaaatatcaaataattttaagtaaatGTGACTTACTAAATACAAAGGATTTAGccataaaaattcaaattataaatgaagaaatattttgttttaaaaatttagaaaaaccTATTATTCCATTAAGTTCAATAAAAAGACAAAATTTGAACGAGTTAAGAAGTGAAATAGCGAAATATCAATTAAACAAAACCATTgttaagaataatattataatgaagATAAATGATTTAATTGAGCAGAAGAAATTGAAGAAACTGAAAAACGTTAAAGGGGTTCAGGTAGgaacaaacaaaaatgaagGCGAAAAGGAGAGTTCCTTTAGCACTTTTACTGCATCAGACATCTTAAgcgaaagaaaaaaaaaaaggaacaaaaataattcagAAAATAGTACCTCTAAAGATATCCTTATAAGTGATGATACGATCTTTGAAGCGTTAAATAGATGGAAAGTGTGTGATAAGATTACCTTAGATGCaacttttaataaatatatgcatttccatgcgaattatttaataaaatccCTTAAACAGAGGTTCATAGAAAATTGCTTAAAAGAGTTTAACAAACAAGATTTACAAATTATTGATGATATTATTGAAAACTATGATAAACAGGATAAATGCGATGCTAAACAGACAGACGTAGTAGTAACAAATCATCAGTTGGGAAACACAGGAGAACAAAGTATGATATGTAAGCAAAGTTATAAGGCAAGTGATGCTAATGTGGACTACAAACAGAggaaatataagaaaaagggGCAATTAATTGAATATGGTAATAAGAACACATGTATTAAAAGTGACAATACGATAAATTGTGATATTGATAATTATAGCAAAAACAATGAACATAATAGCATTGATTTGTCTTTACCAGatgatacaaataataaaaaatgggaagACATCTTAGCTGTTAAAAATGAGCATGTTACATATAGTGACGTACATAAAAACATGCACAGTTTAGAAATTAGGAATGATCAAGATTTTGTTAATCAATTAAGtcatgaaaattatttacgaAAATGTAGTGAGGATCTAGTAGTTAAGGAAAATGCTAGTAGGACTATTGACGGATCgcataaaaaagaaatagatgaacattttaatattttttctatgaaTGGCACAGATAATGGTGAAatagaaaatgaaatattacaCAACAGCTTACTTTTGTGCTATAAAATTAAGAGTAATCATtccgaatatatatattcggaaaatgtaaaaatggaaagtttgtttgaaaaaaataataaaaaactagGAAATGATTTTAAATGTATGGACTATTCTAAAATTAAAGAAGATGTTTTACTAGAGGAAGAGGATACATATTCGTCTGAAGATTTTGTAAACggtttaaaaagaaataaaaaagaatttttaatgGATAATGATTCCTTAAGTagttatacatttaatttaaagGATAAAAGTACGCATCACGTgtacgaaaaaaataaatcagaAGCATACAAAATTTATAGAAGTAAAATGTTAGAAAATTTGTGTGATGTCcagaacatttttaatatttctgaaAGGGGGGTGAAGAACACGCAACAGCATATGTCCAATACGaaaaataattcttcttCACAAATTAAAAGCGGTAATATATTACACAAAGGTACGACCATACGTAATAGTTTCTCTAAGGAAATGATTTTAGAAGGACAGAGATCGTCGAGAGAGGaggaagaaaatatttatataaagaaaaattatataggtTTAAAAACtagaaagaaaattataaaaggcacaaaaaaattaaaattgtttgGTAAAAAGAGGGCAAAAGAAATAGTAAATACTCCTATAGATTTGGCTACGGATTATTTCAaattaagtaataaaaattccACTTTTctcgataaaaaaaaaaatagttggAACTATATTAGCTCAAAGTATAATAAATGgctaaaaaaagtaaaccGTAAAAATACTTGTCCAGAAATTATTAGTTCtgttaaaaaagaagatgtTATGATACGTTATGTGCAAAAACAAGAaagcaaatataaaaaggagaaaaataaattatcagCGCAAAAGAAAAACTTAGGTATGATAACAAAACCGCCTAatcacaaaaaaattaaaaaaatttcaagaAATTTTACCCTATCTGATGAGCAAAAGATATTTGATAGAGAAgccttttttaaatatcgCGATGTTGAAAAGTGA